In a genomic window of Candidatus Woesearchaeota archaeon:
- a CDS encoding radical SAM protein has product MKFPWHKYNELELERRNTLQVFITNRCNLNCSGCFARNMMEDKQHISLEEYRTVLVEFIRKGGKQINLLGGEPFLHPNLKEILKLNEKFKIKTTIYTNGYFLNQLTKKDLCNAKLRVSIYSKNKNKGVENIPKTDLKFDANFMVSAITTVEELVECADYVEKNCDCKTFFISSIRELDNPRQEFFDDTKITMPVIKYKELVHDFLKKYDGNLRIDISKRGVFESAKTLPDTKCRFANYFIGGKIIQCPFDIANQKFQNGYEFNIRPCQHNNTCLMSKIVLEKIT; this is encoded by the coding sequence ATGAAATTTCCTTGGCACAAATATAATGAACTTGAATTGGAGAGGAGAAACACTCTCCAAGTTTTTATTACAAACCGATGTAATTTAAACTGTTCAGGATGTTTTGCCAGAAACATGATGGAAGATAAGCAGCACATATCTTTGGAAGAATACAGAACCGTTTTAGTTGAGTTTATCCGAAAAGGCGGAAAACAGATTAATTTATTGGGGGGGGAACCATTTTTGCATCCAAATTTAAAGGAAATTCTCAAGCTAAACGAGAAATTTAAAATAAAGACCACAATCTACACCAATGGTTATTTCCTAAATCAATTAACAAAAAAAGATTTATGCAATGCAAAGTTAAGAGTTTCAATATACTCAAAAAATAAAAACAAAGGCGTGGAAAATATCCCTAAAACTGATTTAAAGTTTGATGCTAACTTTATGGTTTCAGCAATTACAACCGTAGAAGAATTAGTGGAATGCGCGGATTATGTTGAAAAAAATTGTGACTGCAAAACTTTTTTTATTTCTAGCATTAGGGAGCTTGATAATCCGAGACAAGAATTCTTCGATGATACAAAGATTACAATGCCAGTTATTAAGTATAAGGAATTAGTGCATGATTTTTTAAAAAAATATGACGGGAATCTGAGAATTGATATTTCAAAACGCGGAGTTTTTGAAAGCGCAAAAACTTTGCCTGATACAAAATGCAGGTTTGCTAATTATTTTATCGGCGGTAAGATTATTCAATGTCCGTTTGATATTGCAAATCAAAAATTTCAAAATGGCTACGAGTTTAACATTAGGCCTTGCCAGCACAACAATACCTGTTTAATGTCAAAGATTGTTTTAGAAAAAATCACTTAA